A portion of the Streptomyces coeruleoprunus genome contains these proteins:
- the arc gene encoding proteasome ATPase, with amino-acid sequence MAAHDDDINRGIRPGRGSDDPAGQVAYLEQEIAVLRRKLADSPRHTRILEERIVELQTNLAGVSAQNERLANTLREARDQIVALKEEVDRLAQPPAGFGVFLQANEDGTCDIFTGGRKLRVNVSPSIELDELRRGQEVMLNEALNVVDAMEFERAGDIVTLKEILEDGERALVIGHTDEERVVRLAEPLLDVTIRPGDALLLEPRSGYVYEVIPKSEVEELVLEEVPDVDYDKIGGLGNQIELIRDAVELPYLYPDLFKEHELRPPKGILLYGPPGCGKTLIAKAVANSLAKKVAEVTGQPAGKSYFLNIKGPELLNKYVGETERHIRLVFQRAREKAGEGTPVIVFFDEMESLFRTRGSGVSSDVENTIVPQLLAEIDGVEGLENVIVIGASNREDMIDPAILRPGRLDVKIKIERPDAEAARDIFGKYLTASLPLHADDLAEHNGSKEAAAQAMIQSVVEQMYAESEENRFLEVTYANGDKEVLYFKDFNSGAMIQNIVDRAKKMAIKAFLDQNQKGIRVSHLLQACVDEFKENEDLPNTTNPDDWARISGKKGERIVFIRTLVTGKQGADTGRSIDTVANTGQYL; translated from the coding sequence GCTGCAGACCAACCTGGCCGGCGTGTCCGCACAGAACGAGCGGCTCGCCAACACGCTCCGTGAGGCCCGCGACCAGATCGTGGCCCTCAAGGAGGAGGTCGACCGCCTCGCACAGCCACCGGCCGGCTTCGGTGTGTTCCTGCAGGCGAACGAGGACGGCACCTGCGACATCTTCACCGGCGGCCGCAAGCTCCGGGTGAACGTCAGCCCGAGCATCGAGCTCGACGAGCTCAGGCGCGGCCAGGAAGTCATGCTCAACGAAGCGCTCAACGTGGTCGACGCCATGGAGTTCGAGCGCGCCGGTGACATCGTCACCCTCAAGGAGATCCTGGAGGACGGCGAGCGCGCCCTGGTCATCGGCCACACCGACGAGGAGCGGGTGGTGCGGCTCGCCGAGCCGCTGCTGGACGTCACCATCCGTCCCGGCGACGCCCTCCTGCTGGAGCCCAGGTCCGGCTACGTCTACGAGGTGATCCCGAAGAGCGAGGTCGAGGAACTCGTCCTCGAAGAGGTGCCGGACGTCGACTACGACAAGATCGGCGGCCTGGGCAACCAGATCGAGCTGATCCGCGACGCGGTCGAGCTTCCGTACCTCTACCCCGACCTCTTCAAGGAGCACGAGCTGCGGCCGCCCAAGGGCATCCTGCTCTACGGCCCGCCCGGCTGCGGCAAGACGCTCATCGCCAAGGCCGTCGCCAACTCCCTTGCCAAGAAGGTCGCCGAGGTCACCGGACAGCCCGCGGGCAAGAGCTACTTCCTGAACATCAAGGGCCCCGAGCTGCTCAACAAGTACGTCGGCGAGACCGAGCGGCACATCCGCCTGGTCTTCCAGCGGGCCCGCGAGAAGGCCGGCGAGGGCACACCCGTCATCGTCTTCTTCGACGAGATGGAGTCCCTCTTCCGCACCCGCGGCTCCGGCGTCAGCTCGGACGTGGAGAACACCATCGTCCCGCAGCTGCTCGCCGAGATCGACGGTGTGGAGGGCCTGGAGAACGTCATCGTCATCGGCGCCTCCAACCGCGAGGACATGATCGACCCGGCCATCCTGCGCCCCGGCCGGCTCGACGTGAAGATCAAGATCGAGCGTCCGGACGCCGAGGCCGCCAGGGACATCTTCGGCAAGTACCTGACGGCGTCGCTGCCGCTGCACGCGGACGACCTGGCCGAGCACAACGGCTCCAAGGAAGCCGCCGCCCAGGCCATGATCCAGTCCGTCGTGGAGCAGATGTACGCGGAATCCGAGGAGAACCGGTTCCTCGAGGTCACGTACGCGAATGGCGACAAGGAAGTCCTGTACTTCAAGGACTTCAATTCCGGAGCGATGATCCAGAACATCGTCGACCGGGCCAAGAAGATGGCCATCAAGGCCTTCCTCGATCAGAACCAGAAGGGCATCCGCGTCTCCCACCTCCTCCAGGCCTGCGTGGACGAGTTCAAGGAGAACGAGGACCTGCCGAACACGACGAACCCGGACGACTGGGCCCGTATTTCCGGAAAGAAGGGCGAGCGGATCGTCTTCATCCGCACCCTCGTCACCGGAAAGCAGGGCGCGGACACCGGACGCTCCATCGACACGGTGGCGAACACCGGTCAGTACCTGTAA
- the dop gene encoding depupylase/deamidase Dop codes for MTVRRVMGIETEYGISVPGHPNANAMLTSSQIVNAYAAAMHRARRARWDFEEENPLRDARGFDLAREAADASQLTDEDIGLANVILTNGARLYVDHAHPEYSAPEVTNPRDAVLWDKAGERIMAEAAERAAQLPGAQPIHLYKNNTDNKGASYGTHENYLMKRETAFSDIVRHLTPFFVSRQVVTGAGRVGIGQDGHEHGFQISQRADYFEVEVGLETTLKRPIINTRDEPHADAEKYRRLHVIIGDANLSEISTYLKLGTTSLVLSMIEDGFITVDLAVDQPVRTLHQVSHDPTLQRLITLRSGRTLTAVQLQMEYFELARKYVEDRFGADADEQTKDVLTRWEDTLNRLENDPMSLSGELDWVAKRELLEGYRRRDGLDWDAARLHLVDLQYADVRPEKGLYNRLVARGKMKRLLDEADVERAEKQPPEDTRAYFRGRCLEQYADDVAAASWDSVIFDLPGRDSLQRVPTLEPLRGTRNHVKELLDRCRTAEELVRVLSGG; via the coding sequence ATGACTGTACGGCGAGTAATGGGCATCGAGACGGAGTACGGCATCTCCGTCCCCGGCCACCCGAACGCCAATGCCATGCTCACCTCGTCCCAGATCGTCAACGCCTACGCCGCGGCGATGCACCGGGCGCGACGCGCCCGCTGGGACTTCGAGGAGGAGAACCCGCTGCGGGACGCCCGCGGCTTCGACCTCGCCCGCGAGGCCGCCGACGCCAGCCAGCTCACCGACGAGGACATCGGCCTGGCCAACGTGATCCTCACCAACGGCGCCCGGCTCTACGTGGACCACGCCCACCCGGAGTACAGCGCCCCGGAGGTCACCAATCCGCGTGACGCCGTCCTCTGGGACAAGGCCGGCGAGCGGATCATGGCCGAGGCCGCCGAGCGCGCCGCCCAGCTCCCCGGCGCCCAGCCGATCCACCTGTACAAGAACAACACCGACAACAAGGGCGCGTCCTACGGCACGCACGAGAACTACCTGATGAAGCGGGAGACCGCCTTCTCGGACATCGTGCGGCACCTCACGCCGTTCTTCGTCTCCCGCCAGGTGGTCACCGGCGCCGGCCGCGTCGGCATCGGCCAGGACGGCCACGAGCACGGCTTCCAGATCAGCCAGCGCGCCGACTACTTCGAGGTCGAGGTCGGCCTGGAGACCACCCTCAAGCGGCCCATCATCAACACGCGCGACGAGCCCCACGCCGACGCCGAGAAGTACCGCCGCCTCCATGTGATCATCGGCGACGCGAACCTCTCCGAGATCTCGACGTACCTGAAGCTCGGCACCACGTCCCTGGTGCTCTCCATGATCGAGGACGGCTTCATCACCGTCGACCTCGCCGTCGACCAGCCCGTACGCACCCTCCACCAGGTCTCGCACGACCCGACCCTCCAGCGTCTGATCACGCTGCGCAGCGGCCGGACACTCACCGCGGTCCAGCTCCAGATGGAGTACTTCGAGCTGGCCCGCAAGTACGTCGAGGACCGCTTCGGTGCCGACGCCGACGAGCAGACGAAGGACGTCCTCACCCGGTGGGAGGACACCCTGAACCGGCTGGAGAACGACCCGATGAGCCTGTCGGGCGAGCTGGACTGGGTCGCGAAGCGTGAGCTGCTGGAGGGCTACCGGCGCCGCGACGGCCTGGACTGGGACGCCGCCCGGCTCCACCTGGTCGACCTGCAGTACGCCGACGTGCGCCCCGAGAAGGGCCTGTACAACCGTCTGGTGGCCCGCGGCAAGATGAAGCGCCTGTTGGACGAGGCCGACGTCGAGCGGGCCGAGAAGCAGCCTCCTGAGGACACCAGGGCCTATTTCCGCGGCCGCTGCCTGGAGCAGTACGCCGACGACGTGGCCGCGGCCTCCTGGGACTCGGTGATCTTCGACCTGCCGGGACGCGACTCGCTGCAGCGGGTGCCCACGCTCGAGCCGCTGCGGGGTACCCGCAACCATGTGAAGGAGCTGCTGGACCGCTGCCGCACGGCCGAGGAACTGGTCCGCGTCCTGTCCGGCGGCTGA
- a CDS encoding ubiquitin-like protein Pup translates to MATKDTGGGQQKATRSTEEVEEQAPEAQASEDLKERHEKLSDDVDSVLDEIDDVLEENAEDFVRSFVQKGGQ, encoded by the coding sequence ATGGCGACCAAGGACACCGGCGGCGGACAGCAGAAGGCCACGCGCTCCACGGAGGAGGTCGAGGAGCAGGCGCCCGAGGCGCAGGCCTCGGAGGACCTCAAGGAGCGCCACGAGAAGCTGAGCGACGACGTCGACTCCGTACTCGACGAGATCGATGACGTCCTTGAGGAGAATGCCGAGGACTTCGTCCGATCCTTCGTTCAGAAGGGCGGCCAGTAG
- the prcB gene encoding proteasome subunit beta, with product MEPNTRSTGRLPAAFLTPGSSSFMDFLADHSPELLPGRRTLPPVQGVIEAPHGTTIVAASFPGGVVLAGDRRATMGNMIAQRDIEKVFPSDEYSAVGIAGTAGLAVEMVKLFQLELEHFEKVEGAQLSLEGKANRLSTMIRSNLGMAMQGLAVVPLFAGWDLERERGRIFSYDVTGGRSEEHGFAATGSGSLFARGSMKKLYREDLTEQQAVTLVVQALYDAADDDSATGGPDVARRIYPIVAVITEDGYRRLTEAESSEIARSILERRLEQPDGPRAELL from the coding sequence GTGGAACCCAACACTCGTAGCACCGGGCGTCTACCAGCTGCCTTCCTGACGCCTGGCTCCTCGTCCTTCATGGACTTCCTGGCCGACCACTCGCCGGAGCTGCTGCCGGGCCGGCGGACGCTGCCCCCGGTGCAGGGCGTCATCGAGGCCCCGCACGGCACGACCATCGTCGCGGCCAGCTTCCCCGGCGGCGTGGTGCTGGCCGGCGACCGGCGGGCCACCATGGGCAACATGATCGCGCAGCGGGACATCGAGAAGGTGTTCCCCTCCGACGAGTACTCCGCGGTGGGCATCGCCGGTACGGCGGGCCTGGCGGTCGAGATGGTGAAGCTGTTCCAGCTGGAGCTGGAGCACTTCGAGAAGGTCGAGGGCGCCCAGCTCTCCCTGGAGGGCAAGGCCAACCGGCTCTCCACGATGATCCGCTCGAACCTGGGCATGGCCATGCAGGGCCTGGCCGTCGTGCCGCTCTTCGCCGGCTGGGACCTGGAGCGCGAGAGGGGCCGGATCTTCTCGTACGACGTGACCGGCGGCCGGTCCGAGGAGCACGGCTTCGCGGCGACCGGCTCGGGTTCGCTCTTCGCCCGCGGGTCGATGAAGAAGCTGTACCGCGAGGACCTGACGGAGCAGCAGGCCGTCACCCTCGTCGTGCAGGCGCTGTACGACGCCGCGGACGACGACTCGGCGACGGGCGGCCCGGACGTGGCCCGCCGCATCTACCCGATCGTCGCCGTGATCACGGAGGACGGCTATCGCCGGCTGACCGAGGCCGAGTCCTCGGAGATCGCCCGCTCCATCCTGGAGCGCCGCCTGGAGCAGCCCGACGGCCCGCGTGCCGAGCTGCTCTGA
- the prcA gene encoding proteasome subunit alpha has protein sequence MSTPFYVSPQQAMADRAEYARKGIARGRSLVVLQYADGIVFVGENPSRALHKFSEIYDRIGFAAAGKYNEYENLRIGGVRYADLRGYTYDRDDVTARGLANVYAQTLGTIFSSAGEKPYEVELVVAEVGTSPEGDQIYRLPHDGSIVDEHGSVAVGGNAEQIGNFLDQRHRDGMSLAEALKLAVQALSRDTNGSEREIPAERLEVAVLDRTRPQSRKFKRIVGRQLARLLESQEPATTPTDAESDEAETSED, from the coding sequence GTGTCGACGCCGTTCTATGTCTCACCCCAGCAGGCGATGGCCGACCGGGCGGAGTACGCCCGGAAGGGCATCGCCCGTGGTCGCAGCCTGGTCGTGCTGCAGTACGCCGACGGCATCGTCTTCGTCGGTGAGAACCCGTCCCGCGCGCTGCACAAGTTCAGCGAGATCTACGACCGGATCGGCTTCGCGGCCGCCGGCAAGTACAACGAGTACGAGAACCTGCGGATCGGCGGCGTGCGCTACGCGGATCTGCGCGGCTACACCTACGACCGCGACGACGTGACGGCCCGCGGCCTGGCGAACGTGTACGCGCAGACGCTGGGCACGATCTTCTCCAGCGCCGGCGAGAAGCCCTACGAGGTCGAGCTGGTCGTCGCCGAGGTCGGCACCTCGCCGGAGGGCGACCAGATCTACCGGCTGCCGCACGACGGCTCGATCGTCGACGAGCACGGCTCGGTCGCGGTCGGCGGCAACGCCGAGCAGATCGGCAACTTCCTGGACCAGCGCCACCGCGACGGCATGTCGCTGGCGGAGGCGCTGAAGCTGGCCGTCCAGGCGCTCTCCCGGGACACCAACGGCAGCGAGCGGGAGATCCCCGCGGAGCGGCTGGAGGTGGCGGTGCTGGACCGCACACGTCCCCAGTCCCGCAAGTTCAAGCGCATCGTCGGCCGCCAGCTGGCCCGCCTGCTGGAGTCCCAGGAGCCGGCGACGACCCCGACGGACGCGGAGTCGGACGAGGCGGAGACGTCCGAGGACTGA
- a CDS encoding LacI family DNA-binding transcriptional regulator: MKAPEPVGGARPTSRDVARAAGVSQATVSLVLGDKWRGRVSERTAGLVRDAARTLGYRPNLAARNLRLGRTRTALLVVPALTNEFFARVYTGAASVAARHGFGVVLYPSPAGVGPARDPFASARAALDGVIASSMATDALTAFRGTDLPLVMLDSDPSDEGSAAQVNLDVADGMRQVTDHLLALGHRRFVHLASAVPSWTFDVRARALHACLGAVPDVTVRTVPAPLDVAGARQAAQHALTAPGPRPTALVCDDDVLAAGACKAVRRLGLRVPEDVSVTGFDDLALATALEPELTTVRLPAERIGERGMEALLAVLEGHAPRADDLPVTLMPRGSTAPPPAD, from the coding sequence GTGAAGGCCCCGGAACCTGTCGGTGGGGCGCGCCCCACCAGCCGTGACGTCGCCCGGGCCGCCGGCGTCTCGCAGGCCACCGTCTCGCTCGTCCTCGGCGACAAGTGGCGCGGCCGGGTGTCGGAGCGCACCGCCGGCCTCGTGCGGGACGCCGCCCGTACGCTCGGCTACCGCCCCAACCTCGCGGCCCGCAACCTCCGTCTCGGGCGGACGCGTACGGCCCTGCTGGTCGTCCCGGCCCTCACCAACGAGTTCTTCGCCCGCGTCTACACCGGCGCCGCGTCGGTCGCCGCCCGCCATGGCTTCGGCGTCGTCCTCTACCCGTCACCGGCGGGCGTCGGCCCCGCCAGGGACCCCTTCGCGTCCGCGCGCGCCGCGCTCGACGGGGTGATCGCCTCCTCGATGGCCACCGACGCGCTGACCGCCTTCCGCGGCACCGACCTGCCGCTCGTCATGCTCGACAGCGACCCCTCGGACGAGGGCTCCGCCGCCCAGGTCAACCTCGATGTCGCCGACGGCATGCGCCAGGTGACGGACCATCTGCTGGCCCTCGGCCACCGGCGTTTCGTGCACCTCGCCTCGGCCGTGCCCTCCTGGACCTTCGACGTCCGCGCCCGGGCCCTCCACGCCTGCCTCGGGGCCGTCCCGGACGTCACGGTACGGACCGTCCCGGCGCCCCTCGACGTGGCGGGCGCCCGCCAGGCCGCCCAGCACGCCCTGACCGCCCCGGGACCCCGCCCCACGGCGCTGGTCTGCGACGACGACGTCCTGGCCGCGGGCGCCTGCAAGGCGGTACGGCGCCTGGGCCTGCGCGTCCCGGAGGACGTGTCGGTCACCGGCTTCGACGACCTGGCGCTCGCCACCGCCCTGGAACCGGAGCTGACGACCGTACGACTGCCCGCCGAACGGATCGGCGAACGCGGCATGGAGGCCCTCCTGGCGGTCCTGGAGGGCCACGCCCCCCGCGCGGACGACCTCCCCGTCACCCTGATGCCCCGGGGCTCCACGGCCCCGCCCCCGGCGGACTGA
- a CDS encoding MFS transporter, which translates to MAGAGGGGYAEILRAPHALRLLVGTLVGRLPNGTGHIAIMLFVRAEGGSYTLGGTLAAAYGLATAVGQPLLGRAVDLYGQPRVQLPSAVVSALGMIVLALTGVASLPLAFAAVIVAGLFTPPLEGGLRALWPSVLRREDQVHRAYALDAVAQEVMFTVGPLLVTLLVAVRSPAAALLVINVIGVLGALSVVVSKPSREWRSEPREAHWLGALRSPGLLALLGAFFFVGLALGSITVAGVAYADDHGDGSVYGWLMAALGLGALVGGTVYGARPWAGPPEPRLRVLVALLALGYLPLTLTPGVVAMTALAALSGVFLAPAIACAFLVVDRHAPRGTVTEAFSWLVTTFGVGAAVGTAAAGPAVELSGTTASFAVAGAGGFAALLVLLATRRVLAVPLRTAQHTEQVVRVSENDRNGTVEPGFSSGRQA; encoded by the coding sequence ATGGCCGGGGCAGGCGGGGGCGGATACGCCGAGATACTCAGGGCGCCGCACGCCCTGCGGCTGCTCGTCGGCACGCTCGTGGGACGGCTTCCCAACGGCACCGGCCACATCGCGATCATGCTGTTCGTCCGGGCCGAGGGCGGCAGCTACACCCTGGGCGGCACCCTCGCCGCCGCGTACGGTCTCGCCACCGCCGTCGGCCAGCCGCTGCTCGGTCGCGCCGTCGACCTGTACGGCCAGCCCCGCGTCCAGCTGCCCTCGGCGGTCGTCTCCGCGCTCGGCATGATCGTCCTGGCCCTCACCGGCGTCGCCTCGCTGCCGCTGGCCTTCGCCGCCGTGATCGTGGCCGGGCTGTTCACCCCGCCCCTCGAAGGCGGTCTGCGTGCCCTGTGGCCGAGCGTGCTGCGCCGGGAGGACCAGGTCCACCGCGCGTACGCCCTGGACGCGGTCGCCCAGGAGGTCATGTTCACGGTCGGCCCGCTCCTGGTCACCCTGCTCGTCGCGGTCCGCTCGCCCGCCGCCGCCCTGCTCGTGATCAACGTGATCGGCGTGCTGGGCGCGCTCTCGGTCGTCGTCTCCAAGCCGTCCCGCGAGTGGCGCTCCGAGCCGCGCGAGGCCCACTGGCTGGGCGCCCTGCGCTCGCCCGGGCTGCTCGCCCTGCTCGGCGCGTTCTTCTTCGTCGGCCTCGCCCTGGGCTCCATCACCGTCGCCGGCGTGGCGTACGCGGACGACCACGGCGACGGCTCCGTGTACGGCTGGCTGATGGCCGCGCTGGGCCTCGGCGCCCTGGTCGGCGGCACCGTCTACGGGGCGCGGCCGTGGGCCGGACCGCCCGAGCCGCGGCTGCGCGTCCTCGTGGCGCTGCTCGCGCTGGGCTACCTGCCGCTGACGCTCACCCCCGGCGTCGTCGCCATGACCGCCCTCGCCGCGCTGTCCGGCGTGTTCCTGGCGCCCGCCATCGCCTGCGCGTTCCTCGTCGTGGACCGGCACGCCCCGCGGGGCACCGTCACCGAGGCGTTCTCCTGGCTGGTCACCACCTTCGGCGTGGGCGCCGCCGTCGGAACCGCCGCCGCGGGCCCCGCCGTCGAGCTGTCCGGCACGACCGCGAGTTTCGCCGTGGCGGGGGCCGGCGGATTCGCCGCGCTGCTGGTCCTGCTGGCCACCCGGCGGGTTCTGGCGGTTCCCCTGCGCACGGCACAACACACCGAACAGGTCGTGCGCGTATCGGAAAACGATCGAAACGGTACCGTCGAACCCGGTTTCAGCTCGGGCCGTCAGGCGTAA
- the pafA gene encoding Pup--protein ligase translates to MDRRIFGLENEYGVTCTFRGQRRLSPDEVARYLFRRVVSWGRSSNVFLRNGARLYLDVGSHPEYATPECDNVTELVTHDKAGERILEGLLVDAERRLHEEGIAGDVYLFKNNTDSAGNSYGCHENYLVARHGEFSRLADILIPFLVTRQLLCGAGKVLQTPRGAVYCVSQRAEHIWEGVSSATTRSRPIINTRDEPHADAERYRRLHVIVGDSNMSETTMLLKVGATDLVLRMIEAGTVMRDLTLENPIRAIREVSHDITGQRKVRLASGREASALEVQREYYEKAADFVDRRGIRTGTVAQVLELWGRTLDAIESEDLDRIGTEIDWVMKYKLLERYRAKHNMTMSHPRIAQIDLAYHDIHRRRGLYYLLEKKGQAARICNDLKIFEGKSVPPQTTRARLRGDFIRRAQEQRRDFTVDWVHLKLNDQAQRTVLCKDPFRSVDDRVEKLIAGM, encoded by the coding sequence ATGGACCGCCGCATTTTCGGGCTGGAGAACGAGTACGGCGTCACGTGCACGTTCAGGGGACAGCGCCGACTGTCTCCTGACGAAGTGGCGCGCTACCTCTTCCGCCGTGTCGTGTCATGGGGCCGCAGCAGCAACGTCTTTCTGCGGAACGGCGCCCGCCTCTACCTCGACGTGGGTTCGCATCCGGAATACGCCACGCCGGAATGCGACAACGTGACCGAACTGGTCACCCATGACAAGGCCGGCGAGCGCATTCTCGAAGGTCTGCTCGTGGACGCCGAACGCCGCCTGCACGAGGAAGGAATCGCGGGCGACGTCTATCTCTTCAAGAACAACACCGATTCGGCGGGAAACTCCTACGGCTGCCACGAGAACTACCTCGTCGCCCGGCACGGGGAGTTCTCCCGGCTCGCGGACATCCTGATCCCGTTCCTCGTCACCCGGCAGCTGCTGTGCGGCGCGGGCAAGGTGCTCCAGACCCCGCGGGGCGCCGTCTACTGCGTGTCGCAGCGCGCCGAGCACATCTGGGAGGGCGTCAGCTCCGCGACGACCCGCTCCCGGCCCATCATCAACACCCGGGACGAGCCGCACGCGGACGCCGAGCGGTACCGCCGCCTCCACGTCATCGTCGGCGACTCCAACATGTCCGAGACGACGATGCTCCTCAAGGTCGGCGCCACCGACCTCGTCCTGCGCATGATCGAGGCCGGCACGGTCATGCGCGACCTCACCCTGGAGAACCCCATCCGGGCCATCCGCGAGGTCAGCCACGACATCACCGGCCAGCGCAAGGTGCGCCTGGCCAGCGGGCGCGAGGCGTCCGCCCTGGAGGTCCAGCGCGAGTACTACGAGAAGGCCGCCGACTTCGTCGACCGGCGCGGCATCCGCACCGGCACCGTGGCGCAGGTGCTGGAGCTGTGGGGCCGCACCCTCGACGCCATCGAGTCGGAGGACCTCGACCGGATCGGCACCGAGATCGACTGGGTGATGAAGTACAAGCTCCTGGAGCGGTACCGGGCCAAGCACAACATGACGATGTCGCACCCGAGGATCGCCCAGATAGACCTCGCGTACCACGACATCCACCGCCGGCGGGGGCTGTACTACCTGCTGGAGAAGAAGGGCCAGGCGGCCCGTATCTGCAACGACCTGAAGATCTTCGAGGGCAAGTCGGTGCCCCCGCAGACCACCCGGGCGCGGCTGCGCGGCGACTTCATCCGCCGGGCGCAGGAGCAGCGCCGGGACTTCACGGTGGACTGGGTGCACCTCAAGCTGAACGACCAGGCGCAGCGCACCGTGCTGTGCAAGGACCCGTTCCGGTCGGTCGACGACCGGGTGGAGAAGCTCATCGCCGGGATGTGA
- a CDS encoding FKBP-type peptidyl-prolyl cis-trans isomerase: MRRRRLAALLIVPALLLTACGGEDAKPEAEASASPSGAAGVPKPVASASPMPQVSGAPGKKATITIPKGEPSSSFVVHTLTEGKGEPVKKGDAVMFHFTAKLWKGAKDLGSSYDQGGKPQLVTAGSETSIPALSTGVIGQKPGSRVLVVAPPAAGFGPQGNPQIGVTGTDTLVFVLDIQGTMPKKAEGKQAPIPADLPQIEADKEAPAVIKIPNNAPPKTLVDKVLIEGKGPEVKSGQHVYMHYTGAAWEINKGKNPAKPFDSSWNRNQPFDTVIGQGQVIEGWDKGIVGKKVGSRVLLVIPAAQAYKDQDKGPELPANSTLVFVVDILAAM; the protein is encoded by the coding sequence GTGCGACGACGTCGACTTGCCGCCCTTCTCATCGTGCCGGCCCTGCTGCTCACCGCCTGCGGAGGTGAGGACGCCAAGCCGGAGGCAGAGGCGTCCGCGTCGCCGAGCGGGGCGGCCGGGGTGCCCAAGCCCGTGGCGTCCGCGTCGCCGATGCCGCAGGTGTCCGGCGCGCCGGGCAAGAAGGCGACCATCACCATCCCCAAGGGGGAGCCCAGCTCCTCGTTCGTCGTCCACACCCTCACCGAGGGCAAGGGCGAGCCGGTGAAGAAGGGCGACGCGGTGATGTTCCACTTCACCGCCAAGCTGTGGAAGGGCGCCAAGGACCTCGGCAGCTCGTACGACCAGGGCGGCAAGCCGCAGCTGGTGACCGCGGGCTCCGAGACCAGCATCCCGGCCCTGTCCACCGGCGTCATCGGCCAGAAGCCCGGCAGCCGCGTCCTCGTCGTCGCCCCGCCCGCCGCCGGCTTCGGCCCGCAGGGCAACCCGCAGATCGGCGTCACCGGCACCGACACGCTGGTCTTCGTCCTGGACATCCAGGGCACCATGCCGAAGAAGGCCGAGGGCAAGCAGGCGCCCATCCCGGCGGACCTGCCCCAGATCGAGGCGGACAAGGAAGCGCCCGCCGTCATCAAAATCCCGAACAATGCCCCGCCGAAGACCCTCGTCGACAAGGTGCTGATCGAGGGCAAGGGCCCGGAGGTCAAGTCCGGCCAGCACGTCTACATGCACTACACGGGCGCCGCCTGGGAGATCAACAAGGGCAAGAACCCGGCGAAGCCGTTCGACTCCTCGTGGAACCGGAACCAGCCCTTCGACACCGTCATCGGCCAGGGCCAGGTCATCGAGGGCTGGGACAAGGGCATCGTCGGCAAGAAGGTCGGCAGCCGCGTCCTGCTCGTCATCCCGGCCGCCCAGGCGTACAAGGACCAGGACAAGGGTCCCGAGCTGCCCGCCAACTCCACGCTGGTCTTCGTCGTGGACATCCTCGCGGCAATGTAA
- a CDS encoding FKBP-type peptidyl-prolyl cis-trans isomerase: MSIDKPEVDFPGGEPPADLEIKDIWVGDGAEAKAGDMVKVHYVGVSFSSGEEFDASWNRGTPLAFQLGVGQVIPGWDQGVQGMKVGGRRQLIIPPHLAYGPRGAGGKIGPNETLIFVCDLVAV, encoded by the coding sequence GTGAGCATCGACAAGCCCGAGGTCGACTTCCCGGGTGGCGAGCCGCCGGCCGACCTTGAGATCAAGGACATCTGGGTGGGCGACGGCGCCGAGGCCAAGGCCGGCGACATGGTGAAGGTCCACTACGTGGGTGTGTCCTTCTCCTCCGGCGAGGAGTTCGACGCCTCCTGGAACCGCGGCACCCCGCTCGCGTTCCAGCTCGGTGTCGGCCAGGTCATTCCGGGCTGGGACCAGGGCGTCCAGGGCATGAAGGTCGGCGGCCGCCGCCAGCTGATCATCCCGCCGCACCTCGCCTACGGCCCGCGCGGCGCCGGCGGCAAGATCGGCCCGAACGAGACGCTGATCTTCGTCTGCGACCTCGTCGCGGTCTGA